In Trichoplusia ni isolate ovarian cell line Hi5 chromosome 7 unlocalized genomic scaffold, tn1 tig00000662_group6, whole genome shotgun sequence, a single window of DNA contains:
- the LOC113506251 gene encoding uncharacterized protein LOC113506251, whose translation MFLDGLRKELQSSQEFLAGQNPSPDNIQDFIRQMKQKVASYEENFEKAKSKFSKLSVPDAILPTSLSTSVNTLVALREEAASLKLRADDVALAREARDTFIRLRR comes from the exons ATGTTTTTGGATGGTCTGAGGAAAGAGTTGCAAAGCTCGCAAGAATTTCTGGCGGGACAGAACCCGAGTCCCGATAATATTCAGGATTTCATCAGGCAGATGAAGCAGAAAGTGGCTTCGTATGAGGAGAACTTTGAGAAGGCTAAG TCGAAATTCTCGAAGCTGTCAGTACCAGACGCCATCTTGCCTACGTCACTCTCCACATCAGTCAACACGTTGGTGGCGTTACGTGAAGAGGCTGCGTCACTGAAACTACGAGCTGATGACGTAGCCCTAGCCAGGGAGGCAAGAGATACCTTCATACGTTTACGgcgataa
- the LOC113506250 gene encoding LOW QUALITY PROTEIN: glutamyl-tRNA(Gln) amidotransferase subunit A, mitochondrial-like (The sequence of the model RefSeq protein was modified relative to this genomic sequence to represent the inferred CDS: inserted 4 bases in 3 codons; deleted 3 bases in 3 codons): protein MNKLTSYTIREIQKSYADKILTPTSFVDLSLQRAKQTKELNAYVTITEDVAETHSIESEKRFXISTKAKTMDGVTVGIKDNFCTSNIATTCASEMLKNFVPTYDATVYSRLRRAGACLIGKCNLDEFAMGSGTVDSVFGPTRNPWSYDKDKWRIAGGSSGGSAAAVCSGSCLAAIGSDTGGSTRNPAALCGVVGLKPSYGLVSRYGLIPLVNSMDVPGILARTVDDATMVLNAIAGPDKXDSTTIKRVYNPITLRDIDLSSVRIGIPKEYYCKGMSREVLETWSYVTDLLETKXAIVKSVSLPHTNISIAVYYILNQCEVASNMARYDGVQYGLRASATSSTEELYATTRHRGFNNVVRSRILAGNYFLLTKNYVKYFIKTLKLRRLIVQDFQKVFHNVDGVDLLLTPTTLTDAPLFEDFSQRTNRDQCALQDYCTQPANMAGIPAISIPIKLSENRMPLSLQLMGHPLSEDLLMNVARKIESLVQFPVLKAVT from the exons ATGAATAAATTAACTTCGTACACAATAAGAGAAATTCAGAAATCATATGCCGACAAAATTTTGACACCCACAAGTTTCGTTGATTTAAGTCTTCAGAGAGCCAAGCAAACCAAAGAATTGAACGCATACGTAACAATAACAGAGGATGTTGCCGAAACCCATAGCATCGAGagtgaaaagaggtt tatatctACAAAAGCCAAAACTATGGATGGTGTTACAGTTGGTATCAAAGATAATTTTTGTACCAGCAATATAGCGACTACGTGCGCGTCGGAGATGCTGAAGAACTTCGTGCCGACGTACGATGCCACTGTATACTCCAGACTGAGACGCGCGGGTGCCTGTTTGATCGGCAAGTGTAACCTTGACGAGTTCGCCATGGGCTCCGGGACAGTGGACTCCGTGTTCGGGCCTACCCGGAACCCGTGGTCGTACGACAAGGACAAGTGGAGG ATCGCGGGCGGCAGCTCTGGCGGCAGTGCGGCCGCAGTGTGCTCGGGGTCCTGCTTGGCAGCTATAGGATCCGACACTGGAGGATCCACTCGCAATCCTGCTGCTCTATGTGGTGTTGTTGGCCTCAAACCATCATATGGACTTGTGTCTAGATATGGCTTAATACCATTAGTGAACTCCATGGATGTGCCAGGCATCTTAGCAAGGACAGTTGATGATGCAACAATGGTGTTGAATGCAATTGCTGGACCTGATA ATGACTCCACAACTATCAAAAGAGTTTACAATCCCATCACATTAAGGGATATTGACTTGTCTTCTGTTAGGATTGGCATTCCGAAAGAATACTACTGTAAGGGTATGAGCAGAGAAGTGTTGGAGACATGGAGTTATGTAACAGATCTGCTGGAAACGA AGGCAATAGTAAAGTCTGTGTCCTTACCACACACAAATATATCCATAGCCGTCTACTACATATTAAATCAATGCGAAGTTGCGAGTAACATGGCACGGTATGACGGCGTACAATATGGCCTCAGGGCAAGCGCTACATCCTCTACTGAAGAATTATACGCTACTACTAGGCATAGGGGCTTCAACAATGTTGTCCGGTCCAGAATCCTAGCTGGGAACTATTTCTTATTAACAAAGAACTATGTAAAGTACTTCATA AAAACTCTCAAACTGAGAAGGCTTATCGTACAAGATTTTCAGAAAGTATTTCACAATGTCGATGGAGTTGACTTGTTGTTGACGCCCACCACTCTGACGGATGCTCCTTTATTTGAAGACTTTTCTCAGAGAACCAACAGGGATCAATGTGCTTTACAGGATTACTGCACGCAGCCTGCCAACATGGCTGGGATTCCCGCTATTTCAATACCCATCAAACTGTCCGAGAACAGGATGCCATTATCACTCCAGCTTATGGGT CACCCACTGTCCGAAGATTTGCTCATGAATGTTGCAAGAAAGATTGAAAGTTTAGTACAATTTCCAGTGTTAAAGGCAGtgacttaa
- the LOC113506253 gene encoding uncharacterized protein LOC113506253 produces the protein MKTVSTNNVEHDRIHSSLIQRETQERIAIAGLTTEILSKLNISIESLPQKCQQLLHQAAETQQALDIEELDPIVISLHQTKELSENLEDEYEILKLKQRNMKLKRK, from the exons ATGAAGACTGTTTCCACAAATAACGTGGAACATGATAGAATCCATTCAAGTTTAATTCAGCGTGAAACCCAGGAACGCATTGCCATcg CTGGCCTAACAACAGAGATATTATCGAAACTCAACATATCCATTGAATCTTTACCTCAAAAATGCCAGCAGTTACTCCATCAGGCCGCCGAAACACAGCAAGCATTGGATATCGAAGAACTAGACCCTATCGTTATATCTCTACACCAAACAAAAGAACTGTCAGAAAATCTAGAAGATGAGTacgagatattaaaattaaaacagagaAATATGAAGTTGAAGCGCAAATAG